Genomic segment of Tiliqua scincoides isolate rTilSci1 chromosome 1, rTilSci1.hap2, whole genome shotgun sequence:
AAACACACATATCACTGAAAACAATATTCTAGAAATTTATTGAAGTTAAAAAAATATCCCAAGCAAATATTTTGACCTCTTTACAAAATGGTCACTTTTGGATGACACCATGACAACGTAAGGAAGGCTTTCAGATTCAGAGGCTGAAAttttagaaaagaaaagcagaCCTCAGGCAAAATGCAAATCAATTAACAGGACAGCAGACAACACTTTCCTCCATTACAGCTGTTGGCAAGTCAAAACTCATGAGTCTCTTAGCTTCATTCTATGTAATTATAATCAAATTCTTTCTTAAGGCTGGAAAACAGAAAGACTGATTCAAATGGTTCAAACTGTGCCCACCCCTTCATTTGATTCCTTTCTTTGCTCCTTTAACTCAGAATGTTAATGGTTTTGTTCATGAGGTAGCAAGCAGTGGTCTGGAAAGTCTGTTGAATCCTTGCCAGTGCTGCCTCTACTTGAGATCCATGAAACGAATATCCATGATGAGCAGGAAGTTCTTTGGCAATGGACGTGGTGCTGGTGACAGCACTGTGAAGACCTGGCGTTCTAGATCCACCCCAGTGACGACAATGAAACCAGCCACACTAGTCTCAGAAATGTTCTCATCGGTGCCATCAGCAGTGCTAACACTTAACAGGTGGTGTACCATGTCACGGCCAGGTGTAACTGGTACCAGTTTGAGCTGGTTATCTTCCTGTGACATGCCCAGGGGCAGACATGAGTCAGGGATGGTGGGGGCTCCGACCTTATATATTTTGACATCAGAGAATTTGACATCAAAGGCATGTGGGTAGAAGCATCCACGGAACCCATAGAAGTATTCACGTATGCGTTCATCACGGTACTCCCGCCGGAAGTCCTTGGAGCGTTCAACCACTCCACCAGACTTGGGGAGCAGCACTGTCCGAACAAAATGGGGCAAATCCCGCTTCAGTTCATTGTAGAGGCGCTCCTGGTCCAATACAACTACAACATCAACTTCAAAGGCTGAGGCAGCATGTACAAGTGCCTGATACCCAGATCCCTTCACCCAGCCACAGGTGTTGATGACACAGCCACTGACTGAAGCTCGGCGGTTCACCTCACAGCGCTGGTTAAAGACGTCAGCCAAGCGAGATGTGATCTGCAGAGATGAAGAAGCAGAAGCAATGTAACTAACAGGAAACCACACCCAAGTCATGGACTAGGAGCTTTATGACATGAAGGTGACTGCCACTTTTTCCCCCTAAGCTTTATCTTAGAGGCTGTTGCCCTAGAGATCTCAAGGTCTTTTACAAATACTTGTGGCTTAACATGATGAgtcatttttaaaacaatgacTCAGTGCTGCTCTTTATGAATATACAAGTCTTTACTAGTCTGAATGTACGAGTCTGACTTTACACCAAGTCAGAGCACTGGCCCACTGAGTCCAGGATTGTCTACCCTGTTTTAGCTGTAGTTCTCCATAATCTCAGGTAGAGGTTTTTCCATCACCTGCTGCCTAATCCTTTTAAattggaggtgccagggattgaacatgagACCTTCTGTGCTTGACCACTAACCCAAGATTCTTttcctcttctaaaca
This window contains:
- the CLP1 gene encoding polyribonucleotide 5'-hydroxyl-kinase Clp1 codes for the protein MAEETGDEKKLVAKFELERETELRFEVEASQTVQLELLTGMAEIFGTELTRNKKFTFDAGAKVAVFTWHGCSVQLTGRTEVAYVSKDTPMLLYLNTHTALEQMRWQAEREDERGPRVMVVGPADVGKSTVCRLLLNYGVRLGRRPTFVELDVGQGSISIPGTMGALYIERPADVEEGFSVQAPMVYHFGSTTPGTNIKLYNKITSRLADVFNQRCEVNRRASVSGCVINTCGWVKGSGYQALVHAASAFEVDVVVVLDQERLYNELKRDLPHFVRTVLLPKSGGVVERSKDFRREYRDERIREYFYGFRGCFYPHAFDVKFSDVKIYKVGAPTIPDSCLPLGMSQEDNQLKLVPVTPGRDMVHHLLSVSTADGTDENISETSVAGFIVVTGVDLERQVFTVLSPAPRPLPKNFLLIMDIRFMDLK